A genomic region of Panulirus ornatus isolate Po-2019 chromosome 24, ASM3632096v1, whole genome shotgun sequence contains the following coding sequences:
- the Cen gene encoding uncharacterized protein Cen isoform X3 — MMNGIDTPAPSAGAHAHQLAKMRVTQKIQSPTTPITPVAPSTPSGFLTVTHFGEENVMEDLQLAAELGKTLLERNRELEANIKHQHAVIEDQLQEIEYLSKQTAALREVNDSRLRIYEQLEISIQELEKNNQRLTAEGASDKKKIKTLCGNLESLETRCDELQKNLEEARAGAQQQRGRNKRRSIILEEQNFRRSHSCENATQNSEERANEDLEARTRIEELEERLKACQNEMAGEVRKREELEIQMACMSQENAVLQDQLAVLHEKEITVRTFDEELASLDDASSGRLCRKCLGQVDEMASNPTLYDLQDSIEDTDASIESIHGECALIKLKNGGYAWGSQESLASVGQIVSRIGSGGTSPGTEASDAPHNSLLSELDTSYRILIEKYEALLEARELQQQQQQQASQDTDLGHEGLVHPGVDDMSGPMSLVMTDTMHDPVVTTKCQRCHTCTCDLKPSVGRPKSNMEEFSEVETSSSGFSDGESRLSNKSTQTEEDTPHREVFDDLTPTPTVSSKCLDLSSPVNPCDKRFQTAPEYKKLFQEIFTVLKKTVDEKDNQNQSPKLSKTPKAQEVTTGKTPSNKISPTIAEDCSTSEVGEGPTVSPSESKESKSSSAEISESTTGQPPEKCKVSEEEKEIVTITKEYNALKSSQMPEIKTTNVSLTEDPDLQEKESQDTVEDQRIMHKPPRPDSLDLGSGSRPSSRQKRRRRHHRIRLDSYQQQQYQGQYQYTHGNQSLNQSHQHGQSGHRHHRKERDSHQHHQQRQQEDFPSLHSQSEGEVNKTRIVYSTRVRCEHHRSRRHRDRSNNSQHNKYQHLDNTDQRQHSHHDYQKQQTADSESRGKSTTPKINYPSVEVAKLRKLEMTYAEALKNSINRSFYNRRY; from the exons ACCTGCAGCTGGCGGCGGAGTTGGGGAAGACGCTGCTGGAGAGGAACCGGGAGCTGGAGGCCAACATCAAGCACCAACACGCCGTCATCGAGGACCAGCTCCAAGAGATTGAG TATTTGAGCAAGCAAACTGCTGCCCTGAGAGAAGTGAATGACTCCCGCCTTCGCATCTATGAACAGCTGGAGATTTCCATACAGGAACTGGAGAAGAACAATCAAAGGCTCACCGCTGAGGGTGCatcagataagaaaaaaataaagac ACTGTGTGGTAACTTGGAGTCCCTTGAAACTCGCTGTGATGAGCTACaaaagaacctggaggaagcaCGTGCTGGAGCTCAGCAGCAACGTGGAAGAAACAAGCGACGCTCCATCATCCTTGAGGAACAGAATTTCCGCCggtctcattcatgtgagaatGCCACGCAG AATTCTGAAGAACGAGCCAATGAGGATCTGGAAGCTCGGACTAGGATAGAGGAGCTAGAGGAGAGGCTGAAGGCTTGCCAAAATGAGATGGCTGGGGAAGTTCGAAAGAGAGAGGAGCTGGAGATTCAGATGGCATGCATGTCTCAG GAGAATGCCGTACTTCAAGACCAGCTGGCAGTATTACATGAAAAGGAAATTACAGTGCGAACATTTGATGAGGAACTGGCATCTCTTGATGATGCTTCATCTGGAAGACTGTGTCGCAAG TGTCTTGGTCAAGTGGATGAGATGGCTAGTAATCCAACTCTTTATGACCTCCAAGATAGTATTGAAGATACTGATGCCTCAATTGAAAGTATCCATGGCGAATGTGCTCTCATTAAACTCAAAAATGGAGGTTATGCATGGGGTAGCCAG GAATCTTTGGCATCAGTTGGTCAAATTGTGAGTCGAATTGGATCTGGTGGGACATCCCCTGGGACAGAAGCTAGTGATGCTCCACATAACTCCTTACTGTCAGAGCTAGACACTTCTTACCGTATCTTAATTGAGAAGTATGAAGCTCTGCTGGAAGCAAGAGAActccaacagcaacagcaacaacaggccTCACAGGACACAGACCTAGGACATGAGGGACTTGTTCACCCAGGGGTTGATGATATGTCAGGGCCCATGagcctggtgatgactgatacAATGCATGATCCTGTTGTCACTACAAAGTGTCAGCGATGCCATACCTGCACCTGTGACCTTAAACCCTCTGTTGGTCGTCCCAAAAGTAATATGGAAGAATTCTCAGAAGTGGAAACATCATCGTCTGGTTTTTCTGATGGAGAGAGTAGGTTGAGTAACAAGTCAACACAAACTGAAGAAGATACACCACATCGTGAAGTGTTTGATGACTTAACACCCACACCAACTGTTTCTTCAAAATGTTTAGACCTAAGCTCCCCGGTTAATCCATGTGACAAACGATTCCAAACTGCTCCTGAGTACAAGAAACTTTTCCAGGAAATATTTACAGTTTTAAAGAAGACGGTAGATGAAAAGGATAATCAGAATCAATCTCCCAAGTTATCCAAGACACCTAAAGCACAGGAAGTCACTACAGGGAAAACACCTAGCAACAAAATCAGCCCAACCATAGCTGAGGATTGTAGTACTTCAGAAGTAGGTGAGGGGCCTACAGTTTCCCCATCAGAAAGTAAAGAATCCAAGTCATCATCTGCAGAAATCTCAGAATCAACAACTGGTCAACCTCCTGAAAAGTGTAAAGTatcagaagaggaaaaagagattgTTACAATTACTAAAGAATACAATGCTTTAAAATCTTCTCAAATGCCTGAGATTAAAACCACCAATGTAAGTTTAACAGAAGACCCAGATTTACAAGAAAAGGAATCTCAAGATACAGTAGAGGATCAGCGTATTATGCATAAGCCTCCTCGACCTGATTCTTTAGATTTGGGAAGTGGCTCGCGACCATCCAGCAGACAGAAGCGCCGTCGCCGTCATCATCGTATCCGCCTTGACTCATATCAGCAGCAACAGTATCAAGGACAGTATCAGTACACACATGGAAACCAGAGTTTGAATCAGTCCCATCAACATGGACAGTCAGGTCATAGACATCATAGAAAGGAAAGAGATTCACATCAGCATCATCAACAGAGACAACAGGAAGATTTCCCTTCTCTTCATTCACAATCAGAAGGAGAGGTTAACAAGACTAGAATTGTGTACAGTACCCGTGTCCGCTGTGAACATCATAGATCACGAAGGCATCGAGATCGTAGCAATAACAGTCAGCACAATAAATATCAGCATCTGGACAATACTGATCAAAGGCAGCATTCCCATCATGACTACCAAAAGCAGCAAACTGCAGACTCGGAATCAAGAGGAAAGTCGACCACACCCAAGATCAATTACCCGTCCGTCGAAGTTGCCAAGCTTAGAAAGCTTGAGATGACCTATGCAGAAGCTCTTAAAAACTCCATAAATAGATCCTTCTACAATCGTAGGTACTAA
- the Cen gene encoding uncharacterized protein Cen isoform X1, translating to MMNGIDTPAPSAGAHAHQLAKMRVTQKIQSPTTPITPVAPSTPSGFLTVTHFGEENVMEDLQLAAELGKTLLERNRELEANIKHQHAVIEDQLQEIEYLSKQTAALREVNDSRLRIYEQLEISIQELEKNNQRLTAEGASDKKKIKTLCGNLESLETRCDELQKNLEEARAGAQQQRGRNKRRSIILEEQNFRRSHSCENATQEEDQDSETQNSEERANEDLEARTRIEELEERLKACQNEMAGEVRKREELEIQMACMSQENAVLQDQLAVLHEKEITVRTFDEELASLDDASSGRLCRKCLGQVDEMASNPTLYDLQDSIEDTDASIESIHGECALIKLKNGGYAWGSQESLASVGQIVSRIGSGGTSPGTEASDAPHNSLLSELDTSYRILIEKYEALLEARELQQQQQQQASQDTDLGHEGLVHPGVDDMSGPMSLVMTDTMHDPVVTTKCQRCHTCTCDLKPSVGRPKSNMEEFSEVETSSSGFSDGESRLSNKSTQTEEDTPHREVFDDLTPTPTVSSKCLDLSSPVNPCDKRFQTAPEYKKLFQEIFTVLKKTVDEKDNQNQSPKLSKTPKAQEVTTGKTPSNKISPTIAEDCSTSEVGEGPTVSPSESKESKSSSAEISESTTGQPPEKCKVSEEEKEIVTITKEYNALKSSQMPEIKTTNVSLTEDPDLQEKESQDTVEDQRIMHKPPRPDSLDLGSGSRPSSRQKRRRRHHRIRLDSYQQQQYQGQYQYTHGNQSLNQSHQHGQSGHRHHRKERDSHQHHQQRQQEDFPSLHSQSEGEVNKTRIVYSTRVRCEHHRSRRHRDRSNNSQHNKYQHLDNTDQRQHSHHDYQKQQTADSESRGKSTTPKINYPSVEVAKLRKLEMTYAEALKNSINRSFYNRRY from the exons ACCTGCAGCTGGCGGCGGAGTTGGGGAAGACGCTGCTGGAGAGGAACCGGGAGCTGGAGGCCAACATCAAGCACCAACACGCCGTCATCGAGGACCAGCTCCAAGAGATTGAG TATTTGAGCAAGCAAACTGCTGCCCTGAGAGAAGTGAATGACTCCCGCCTTCGCATCTATGAACAGCTGGAGATTTCCATACAGGAACTGGAGAAGAACAATCAAAGGCTCACCGCTGAGGGTGCatcagataagaaaaaaataaagac ACTGTGTGGTAACTTGGAGTCCCTTGAAACTCGCTGTGATGAGCTACaaaagaacctggaggaagcaCGTGCTGGAGCTCAGCAGCAACGTGGAAGAAACAAGCGACGCTCCATCATCCTTGAGGAACAGAATTTCCGCCggtctcattcatgtgagaatGCCACGCAG GAGGAGGATCAGGATAGTGAAACCCAG AATTCTGAAGAACGAGCCAATGAGGATCTGGAAGCTCGGACTAGGATAGAGGAGCTAGAGGAGAGGCTGAAGGCTTGCCAAAATGAGATGGCTGGGGAAGTTCGAAAGAGAGAGGAGCTGGAGATTCAGATGGCATGCATGTCTCAG GAGAATGCCGTACTTCAAGACCAGCTGGCAGTATTACATGAAAAGGAAATTACAGTGCGAACATTTGATGAGGAACTGGCATCTCTTGATGATGCTTCATCTGGAAGACTGTGTCGCAAG TGTCTTGGTCAAGTGGATGAGATGGCTAGTAATCCAACTCTTTATGACCTCCAAGATAGTATTGAAGATACTGATGCCTCAATTGAAAGTATCCATGGCGAATGTGCTCTCATTAAACTCAAAAATGGAGGTTATGCATGGGGTAGCCAG GAATCTTTGGCATCAGTTGGTCAAATTGTGAGTCGAATTGGATCTGGTGGGACATCCCCTGGGACAGAAGCTAGTGATGCTCCACATAACTCCTTACTGTCAGAGCTAGACACTTCTTACCGTATCTTAATTGAGAAGTATGAAGCTCTGCTGGAAGCAAGAGAActccaacagcaacagcaacaacaggccTCACAGGACACAGACCTAGGACATGAGGGACTTGTTCACCCAGGGGTTGATGATATGTCAGGGCCCATGagcctggtgatgactgatacAATGCATGATCCTGTTGTCACTACAAAGTGTCAGCGATGCCATACCTGCACCTGTGACCTTAAACCCTCTGTTGGTCGTCCCAAAAGTAATATGGAAGAATTCTCAGAAGTGGAAACATCATCGTCTGGTTTTTCTGATGGAGAGAGTAGGTTGAGTAACAAGTCAACACAAACTGAAGAAGATACACCACATCGTGAAGTGTTTGATGACTTAACACCCACACCAACTGTTTCTTCAAAATGTTTAGACCTAAGCTCCCCGGTTAATCCATGTGACAAACGATTCCAAACTGCTCCTGAGTACAAGAAACTTTTCCAGGAAATATTTACAGTTTTAAAGAAGACGGTAGATGAAAAGGATAATCAGAATCAATCTCCCAAGTTATCCAAGACACCTAAAGCACAGGAAGTCACTACAGGGAAAACACCTAGCAACAAAATCAGCCCAACCATAGCTGAGGATTGTAGTACTTCAGAAGTAGGTGAGGGGCCTACAGTTTCCCCATCAGAAAGTAAAGAATCCAAGTCATCATCTGCAGAAATCTCAGAATCAACAACTGGTCAACCTCCTGAAAAGTGTAAAGTatcagaagaggaaaaagagattgTTACAATTACTAAAGAATACAATGCTTTAAAATCTTCTCAAATGCCTGAGATTAAAACCACCAATGTAAGTTTAACAGAAGACCCAGATTTACAAGAAAAGGAATCTCAAGATACAGTAGAGGATCAGCGTATTATGCATAAGCCTCCTCGACCTGATTCTTTAGATTTGGGAAGTGGCTCGCGACCATCCAGCAGACAGAAGCGCCGTCGCCGTCATCATCGTATCCGCCTTGACTCATATCAGCAGCAACAGTATCAAGGACAGTATCAGTACACACATGGAAACCAGAGTTTGAATCAGTCCCATCAACATGGACAGTCAGGTCATAGACATCATAGAAAGGAAAGAGATTCACATCAGCATCATCAACAGAGACAACAGGAAGATTTCCCTTCTCTTCATTCACAATCAGAAGGAGAGGTTAACAAGACTAGAATTGTGTACAGTACCCGTGTCCGCTGTGAACATCATAGATCACGAAGGCATCGAGATCGTAGCAATAACAGTCAGCACAATAAATATCAGCATCTGGACAATACTGATCAAAGGCAGCATTCCCATCATGACTACCAAAAGCAGCAAACTGCAGACTCGGAATCAAGAGGAAAGTCGACCACACCCAAGATCAATTACCCGTCCGTCGAAGTTGCCAAGCTTAGAAAGCTTGAGATGACCTATGCAGAAGCTCTTAAAAACTCCATAAATAGATCCTTCTACAATCGTAGGTACTAA
- the Cen gene encoding uncharacterized protein Cen isoform X4: MASYTELAFEWSMLCQECTDCWTDTDLQLAAELGKTLLERNRELEANIKHQHAVIEDQLQEIEYLSKQTAALREVNDSRLRIYEQLEISIQELEKNNQRLTAEGASDKKKIKTLCGNLESLETRCDELQKNLEEARAGAQQQRGRNKRRSIILEEQNFRRSHSCENATQEEDQDSETQNSEERANEDLEARTRIEELEERLKACQNEMAGEVRKREELEIQMACMSQENAVLQDQLAVLHEKEITVRTFDEELASLDDASSGRLCRKCLGQVDEMASNPTLYDLQDSIEDTDASIESIHGECALIKLKNGGYAWGSQESLASVGQIVSRIGSGGTSPGTEASDAPHNSLLSELDTSYRILIEKYEALLEARELQQQQQQQASQDTDLGHEGLVHPGVDDMSGPMSLVMTDTMHDPVVTTKCQRCHTCTCDLKPSVGRPKSNMEEFSEVETSSSGFSDGESRLSNKSTQTEEDTPHREVFDDLTPTPTVSSKCLDLSSPVNPCDKRFQTAPEYKKLFQEIFTVLKKTVDEKDNQNQSPKLSKTPKAQEVTTGKTPSNKISPTIAEDCSTSEVGEGPTVSPSESKESKSSSAEISESTTGQPPEKCKVSEEEKEIVTITKEYNALKSSQMPEIKTTNVSLTEDPDLQEKESQDTVEDQRIMHKPPRPDSLDLGSGSRPSSRQKRRRRHHRIRLDSYQQQQYQGQYQYTHGNQSLNQSHQHGQSGHRHHRKERDSHQHHQQRQQEDFPSLHSQSEGEVNKTRIVYSTRVRCEHHRSRRHRDRSNNSQHNKYQHLDNTDQRQHSHHDYQKQQTADSESRGKSTTPKINYPSVEVAKLRKLEMTYAEALKNSINRSFYNRRY; the protein is encoded by the exons ACCTGCAGCTGGCGGCGGAGTTGGGGAAGACGCTGCTGGAGAGGAACCGGGAGCTGGAGGCCAACATCAAGCACCAACACGCCGTCATCGAGGACCAGCTCCAAGAGATTGAG TATTTGAGCAAGCAAACTGCTGCCCTGAGAGAAGTGAATGACTCCCGCCTTCGCATCTATGAACAGCTGGAGATTTCCATACAGGAACTGGAGAAGAACAATCAAAGGCTCACCGCTGAGGGTGCatcagataagaaaaaaataaagac ACTGTGTGGTAACTTGGAGTCCCTTGAAACTCGCTGTGATGAGCTACaaaagaacctggaggaagcaCGTGCTGGAGCTCAGCAGCAACGTGGAAGAAACAAGCGACGCTCCATCATCCTTGAGGAACAGAATTTCCGCCggtctcattcatgtgagaatGCCACGCAG GAGGAGGATCAGGATAGTGAAACCCAG AATTCTGAAGAACGAGCCAATGAGGATCTGGAAGCTCGGACTAGGATAGAGGAGCTAGAGGAGAGGCTGAAGGCTTGCCAAAATGAGATGGCTGGGGAAGTTCGAAAGAGAGAGGAGCTGGAGATTCAGATGGCATGCATGTCTCAG GAGAATGCCGTACTTCAAGACCAGCTGGCAGTATTACATGAAAAGGAAATTACAGTGCGAACATTTGATGAGGAACTGGCATCTCTTGATGATGCTTCATCTGGAAGACTGTGTCGCAAG TGTCTTGGTCAAGTGGATGAGATGGCTAGTAATCCAACTCTTTATGACCTCCAAGATAGTATTGAAGATACTGATGCCTCAATTGAAAGTATCCATGGCGAATGTGCTCTCATTAAACTCAAAAATGGAGGTTATGCATGGGGTAGCCAG GAATCTTTGGCATCAGTTGGTCAAATTGTGAGTCGAATTGGATCTGGTGGGACATCCCCTGGGACAGAAGCTAGTGATGCTCCACATAACTCCTTACTGTCAGAGCTAGACACTTCTTACCGTATCTTAATTGAGAAGTATGAAGCTCTGCTGGAAGCAAGAGAActccaacagcaacagcaacaacaggccTCACAGGACACAGACCTAGGACATGAGGGACTTGTTCACCCAGGGGTTGATGATATGTCAGGGCCCATGagcctggtgatgactgatacAATGCATGATCCTGTTGTCACTACAAAGTGTCAGCGATGCCATACCTGCACCTGTGACCTTAAACCCTCTGTTGGTCGTCCCAAAAGTAATATGGAAGAATTCTCAGAAGTGGAAACATCATCGTCTGGTTTTTCTGATGGAGAGAGTAGGTTGAGTAACAAGTCAACACAAACTGAAGAAGATACACCACATCGTGAAGTGTTTGATGACTTAACACCCACACCAACTGTTTCTTCAAAATGTTTAGACCTAAGCTCCCCGGTTAATCCATGTGACAAACGATTCCAAACTGCTCCTGAGTACAAGAAACTTTTCCAGGAAATATTTACAGTTTTAAAGAAGACGGTAGATGAAAAGGATAATCAGAATCAATCTCCCAAGTTATCCAAGACACCTAAAGCACAGGAAGTCACTACAGGGAAAACACCTAGCAACAAAATCAGCCCAACCATAGCTGAGGATTGTAGTACTTCAGAAGTAGGTGAGGGGCCTACAGTTTCCCCATCAGAAAGTAAAGAATCCAAGTCATCATCTGCAGAAATCTCAGAATCAACAACTGGTCAACCTCCTGAAAAGTGTAAAGTatcagaagaggaaaaagagattgTTACAATTACTAAAGAATACAATGCTTTAAAATCTTCTCAAATGCCTGAGATTAAAACCACCAATGTAAGTTTAACAGAAGACCCAGATTTACAAGAAAAGGAATCTCAAGATACAGTAGAGGATCAGCGTATTATGCATAAGCCTCCTCGACCTGATTCTTTAGATTTGGGAAGTGGCTCGCGACCATCCAGCAGACAGAAGCGCCGTCGCCGTCATCATCGTATCCGCCTTGACTCATATCAGCAGCAACAGTATCAAGGACAGTATCAGTACACACATGGAAACCAGAGTTTGAATCAGTCCCATCAACATGGACAGTCAGGTCATAGACATCATAGAAAGGAAAGAGATTCACATCAGCATCATCAACAGAGACAACAGGAAGATTTCCCTTCTCTTCATTCACAATCAGAAGGAGAGGTTAACAAGACTAGAATTGTGTACAGTACCCGTGTCCGCTGTGAACATCATAGATCACGAAGGCATCGAGATCGTAGCAATAACAGTCAGCACAATAAATATCAGCATCTGGACAATACTGATCAAAGGCAGCATTCCCATCATGACTACCAAAAGCAGCAAACTGCAGACTCGGAATCAAGAGGAAAGTCGACCACACCCAAGATCAATTACCCGTCCGTCGAAGTTGCCAAGCTTAGAAAGCTTGAGATGACCTATGCAGAAGCTCTTAAAAACTCCATAAATAGATCCTTCTACAATCGTAGGTACTAA
- the Cen gene encoding uncharacterized protein Cen isoform X2 codes for MEWRLTTVGTGRSWTPGSEILRPKMPHTDSGQNSLEYWDYSVELEMLKGPEDLQLAAELGKTLLERNRELEANIKHQHAVIEDQLQEIEYLSKQTAALREVNDSRLRIYEQLEISIQELEKNNQRLTAEGASDKKKIKTLCGNLESLETRCDELQKNLEEARAGAQQQRGRNKRRSIILEEQNFRRSHSCENATQEEDQDSETQNSEERANEDLEARTRIEELEERLKACQNEMAGEVRKREELEIQMACMSQENAVLQDQLAVLHEKEITVRTFDEELASLDDASSGRLCRKCLGQVDEMASNPTLYDLQDSIEDTDASIESIHGECALIKLKNGGYAWGSQESLASVGQIVSRIGSGGTSPGTEASDAPHNSLLSELDTSYRILIEKYEALLEARELQQQQQQQASQDTDLGHEGLVHPGVDDMSGPMSLVMTDTMHDPVVTTKCQRCHTCTCDLKPSVGRPKSNMEEFSEVETSSSGFSDGESRLSNKSTQTEEDTPHREVFDDLTPTPTVSSKCLDLSSPVNPCDKRFQTAPEYKKLFQEIFTVLKKTVDEKDNQNQSPKLSKTPKAQEVTTGKTPSNKISPTIAEDCSTSEVGEGPTVSPSESKESKSSSAEISESTTGQPPEKCKVSEEEKEIVTITKEYNALKSSQMPEIKTTNVSLTEDPDLQEKESQDTVEDQRIMHKPPRPDSLDLGSGSRPSSRQKRRRRHHRIRLDSYQQQQYQGQYQYTHGNQSLNQSHQHGQSGHRHHRKERDSHQHHQQRQQEDFPSLHSQSEGEVNKTRIVYSTRVRCEHHRSRRHRDRSNNSQHNKYQHLDNTDQRQHSHHDYQKQQTADSESRGKSTTPKINYPSVEVAKLRKLEMTYAEALKNSINRSFYNRRY; via the exons ACCTGCAGCTGGCGGCGGAGTTGGGGAAGACGCTGCTGGAGAGGAACCGGGAGCTGGAGGCCAACATCAAGCACCAACACGCCGTCATCGAGGACCAGCTCCAAGAGATTGAG TATTTGAGCAAGCAAACTGCTGCCCTGAGAGAAGTGAATGACTCCCGCCTTCGCATCTATGAACAGCTGGAGATTTCCATACAGGAACTGGAGAAGAACAATCAAAGGCTCACCGCTGAGGGTGCatcagataagaaaaaaataaagac ACTGTGTGGTAACTTGGAGTCCCTTGAAACTCGCTGTGATGAGCTACaaaagaacctggaggaagcaCGTGCTGGAGCTCAGCAGCAACGTGGAAGAAACAAGCGACGCTCCATCATCCTTGAGGAACAGAATTTCCGCCggtctcattcatgtgagaatGCCACGCAG GAGGAGGATCAGGATAGTGAAACCCAG AATTCTGAAGAACGAGCCAATGAGGATCTGGAAGCTCGGACTAGGATAGAGGAGCTAGAGGAGAGGCTGAAGGCTTGCCAAAATGAGATGGCTGGGGAAGTTCGAAAGAGAGAGGAGCTGGAGATTCAGATGGCATGCATGTCTCAG GAGAATGCCGTACTTCAAGACCAGCTGGCAGTATTACATGAAAAGGAAATTACAGTGCGAACATTTGATGAGGAACTGGCATCTCTTGATGATGCTTCATCTGGAAGACTGTGTCGCAAG TGTCTTGGTCAAGTGGATGAGATGGCTAGTAATCCAACTCTTTATGACCTCCAAGATAGTATTGAAGATACTGATGCCTCAATTGAAAGTATCCATGGCGAATGTGCTCTCATTAAACTCAAAAATGGAGGTTATGCATGGGGTAGCCAG GAATCTTTGGCATCAGTTGGTCAAATTGTGAGTCGAATTGGATCTGGTGGGACATCCCCTGGGACAGAAGCTAGTGATGCTCCACATAACTCCTTACTGTCAGAGCTAGACACTTCTTACCGTATCTTAATTGAGAAGTATGAAGCTCTGCTGGAAGCAAGAGAActccaacagcaacagcaacaacaggccTCACAGGACACAGACCTAGGACATGAGGGACTTGTTCACCCAGGGGTTGATGATATGTCAGGGCCCATGagcctggtgatgactgatacAATGCATGATCCTGTTGTCACTACAAAGTGTCAGCGATGCCATACCTGCACCTGTGACCTTAAACCCTCTGTTGGTCGTCCCAAAAGTAATATGGAAGAATTCTCAGAAGTGGAAACATCATCGTCTGGTTTTTCTGATGGAGAGAGTAGGTTGAGTAACAAGTCAACACAAACTGAAGAAGATACACCACATCGTGAAGTGTTTGATGACTTAACACCCACACCAACTGTTTCTTCAAAATGTTTAGACCTAAGCTCCCCGGTTAATCCATGTGACAAACGATTCCAAACTGCTCCTGAGTACAAGAAACTTTTCCAGGAAATATTTACAGTTTTAAAGAAGACGGTAGATGAAAAGGATAATCAGAATCAATCTCCCAAGTTATCCAAGACACCTAAAGCACAGGAAGTCACTACAGGGAAAACACCTAGCAACAAAATCAGCCCAACCATAGCTGAGGATTGTAGTACTTCAGAAGTAGGTGAGGGGCCTACAGTTTCCCCATCAGAAAGTAAAGAATCCAAGTCATCATCTGCAGAAATCTCAGAATCAACAACTGGTCAACCTCCTGAAAAGTGTAAAGTatcagaagaggaaaaagagattgTTACAATTACTAAAGAATACAATGCTTTAAAATCTTCTCAAATGCCTGAGATTAAAACCACCAATGTAAGTTTAACAGAAGACCCAGATTTACAAGAAAAGGAATCTCAAGATACAGTAGAGGATCAGCGTATTATGCATAAGCCTCCTCGACCTGATTCTTTAGATTTGGGAAGTGGCTCGCGACCATCCAGCAGACAGAAGCGCCGTCGCCGTCATCATCGTATCCGCCTTGACTCATATCAGCAGCAACAGTATCAAGGACAGTATCAGTACACACATGGAAACCAGAGTTTGAATCAGTCCCATCAACATGGACAGTCAGGTCATAGACATCATAGAAAGGAAAGAGATTCACATCAGCATCATCAACAGAGACAACAGGAAGATTTCCCTTCTCTTCATTCACAATCAGAAGGAGAGGTTAACAAGACTAGAATTGTGTACAGTACCCGTGTCCGCTGTGAACATCATAGATCACGAAGGCATCGAGATCGTAGCAATAACAGTCAGCACAATAAATATCAGCATCTGGACAATACTGATCAAAGGCAGCATTCCCATCATGACTACCAAAAGCAGCAAACTGCAGACTCGGAATCAAGAGGAAAGTCGACCACACCCAAGATCAATTACCCGTCCGTCGAAGTTGCCAAGCTTAGAAAGCTTGAGATGACCTATGCAGAAGCTCTTAAAAACTCCATAAATAGATCCTTCTACAATCGTAGGTACTAA